The Streptomyces sp. DH-12 genome has a window encoding:
- the murG gene encoding undecaprenyldiphospho-muramoylpentapeptide beta-N-acetylglucosaminyltransferase, which translates to MHVVLAGGGTAGHIEPALALADALRRQDPTVGITALGTERGLETRLVPERGYELALIPAVPLPRKPTPELITVPGRLRGTIKATEQILERTRADVVVGFGGYVALPGYLAAKRLGVPIVIHEANARPGLANKIGSRYAAQVAVATPDSKLRNARYIGIPLRHSIATLDRAAVRPEARAAFGLDPNLPTLLVSGGSQGARRLNEVVQQVAPWLQQAGIQILHAVGPKNELPQVQQMPGMPPYIPVSYLDRMDLAYAAADMMLCRAGAMTVAELSAVGLPAAYVPLPIGNGEQRLNAQPVVKAGGGLLVDDADLTPEWVQQNVLPVLADPHRLYEMSRAASEFGRRDADDLLVGMVHEAIAARAHR; encoded by the coding sequence GTGCATGTCGTACTCGCCGGCGGAGGAACCGCGGGCCACATCGAGCCCGCGCTCGCCCTCGCGGACGCGCTGCGCAGGCAGGATCCGACCGTGGGCATCACGGCCCTGGGCACGGAGCGAGGCCTGGAGACCCGTCTCGTACCCGAGCGCGGGTACGAACTGGCGCTGATTCCCGCCGTTCCGCTGCCACGCAAGCCGACCCCCGAACTGATCACCGTCCCGGGACGGCTGCGCGGCACCATCAAGGCGACCGAGCAGATCCTGGAGCGCACCCGGGCCGACGTGGTGGTCGGCTTCGGCGGCTACGTCGCCCTGCCCGGCTACCTCGCGGCCAAGCGGCTCGGCGTGCCGATCGTCATCCACGAGGCCAACGCCCGCCCCGGCCTCGCCAACAAGATCGGTTCCCGGTACGCCGCCCAGGTCGCCGTCGCCACCCCGGACAGCAAGCTGCGCAACGCGCGCTACATCGGCATCCCGCTGCGGCACTCCATCGCCACCCTCGACCGGGCCGCCGTACGCCCCGAGGCGCGCGCCGCGTTCGGCCTCGACCCCAACCTGCCGACCCTGCTGGTCTCGGGCGGTTCGCAGGGCGCCCGCCGGCTCAACGAGGTGGTCCAGCAGGTCGCCCCGTGGCTGCAGCAGGCCGGCATCCAGATCCTGCACGCGGTGGGCCCGAAGAACGAACTGCCGCAGGTGCAGCAGATGCCGGGCATGCCCCCCTACATCCCGGTAAGTTACCTGGACCGGATGGACCTCGCGTACGCCGCGGCCGACATGATGCTCTGCCGCGCGGGCGCGATGACCGTCGCCGAACTCTCCGCCGTCGGGCTCCCGGCCGCCTACGTCCCGCTGCCCATCGGCAACGGCGAACAGCGGCTCAACGCCCAGCCGGTGGTGAAGGCCGGCGGCGGACTGCTGGTCGACGACGCGGACCTCACCCCCGAGTGGGTGCAGCAGAACGTCCTGCCCGTGCTCGCCGACCCGCACCGGCTGTACGAGATGTCCCGCGCCGCGAGCGAGTTCGGCCGCCGGGACGCCGACGACCTGCTCGTCGGCATGGTGCACGAGGCGATCGCCGCCCGTGCCCACAGGTAG
- a CDS encoding FtsQ-type POTRA domain-containing protein, with translation MAGSTTAERGGRKRESSGPPPVRAVRRRRLRLIIASAVVLLFLGSGAFWLLYGSDLVRVERVSVSGTAVLTPDQVREAADVPLGEQLVSVDTGAIEKRAAEALPRIDTIDVVRSWPDGIELEVTERTAVLLVRQGGRFVEVDDDGVRFATVAEAPEGVPALEMDLSRSGSAAASLRRFGEDRLVREAVRVAGSVPESLASGTRSVKVRSYDDISLELEDGRTVDWGSSEQGARKGRALTALMKAEPGARHFDVSVPSAPASSGS, from the coding sequence GTGGCCGGATCGACGACCGCCGAGCGCGGTGGACGCAAGCGGGAGTCGTCCGGCCCGCCACCCGTACGAGCCGTACGGCGACGGCGTCTTCGTCTGATCATCGCATCGGCGGTCGTCCTCCTGTTCCTCGGCAGCGGCGCCTTCTGGCTGCTGTACGGCTCCGATCTGGTCCGCGTCGAGCGGGTCTCGGTGTCCGGGACCGCCGTACTGACTCCGGACCAGGTGCGCGAGGCGGCCGACGTGCCGCTCGGGGAACAGCTCGTCTCCGTCGACACCGGGGCCATCGAGAAGCGGGCCGCCGAGGCGCTGCCCCGGATCGACACCATCGACGTGGTCCGCTCCTGGCCCGACGGGATCGAGCTCGAGGTCACCGAACGCACCGCCGTCCTCCTCGTCCGCCAGGGCGGCAGGTTCGTCGAAGTGGACGACGACGGCGTCCGGTTCGCCACCGTCGCCGAGGCGCCCGAGGGGGTGCCCGCGCTGGAGATGGACCTCTCCCGTTCCGGTTCCGCGGCGGCCAGCCTCCGCCGCTTCGGCGAGGACCGTCTGGTGCGGGAGGCGGTGCGCGTGGCCGGCTCCGTCCCCGAGTCCCTGGCGTCCGGGACCCGCAGCGTCAAGGTCCGTTCCTACGACGACATCTCGCTGGAACTGGAGGACGGCCGTACCGTCGACTGGGGCAGCAGTGAGCAAGGGGCGCGGAAGGGGCGCGCCCTCACCGCGCTGATGAAAGCGGAGCCCGGCGCACGGCACTTCGACGTCAGCGTTCCCAGCGCCCCCGCGTCATCAGGGAGTTGA
- the ftsZ gene encoding cell division protein FtsZ, with the protein MAAPQNYLAVIKVIGVGGGGVNAINRMIEVGLKGVEFIAINTDAQALLMSDADVKLDVGRELTRGLGAGANPAVGRKAAEDHREEIEEVLKGADMVFVTAGEGGGTGTGGAPVVANIARSLGALTIGVVTRPFTFEGRRRANQAEDGIAELREEVDTLIVIPNDRLLSISDRQVSVLDAFKSADQVLLSGVQGITDLITTPGLINLDFADVKSVMSEAGSALMGIGSARGDDRAVAAAEMAISSPLLEASIDGARGVLLSISGGSDLGLFEINEAAQLVSEAAHPEANIIFGAVIDDALGDEVRVTVIAAGFDGGQPPAKRDNVLGSSSVKREEPAPAARPESRPSFGSLGSVTPKEDPEPAPAPEPVADIPAVQPPVPPSRSYDSAAEELDVPDFLK; encoded by the coding sequence GTGGCAGCACCGCAGAACTACCTCGCAGTCATCAAAGTCATCGGTGTCGGCGGCGGTGGTGTCAATGCCATCAACCGGATGATCGAGGTCGGTCTCAAGGGCGTCGAGTTCATCGCCATCAACACCGACGCGCAGGCGCTGTTGATGAGCGACGCCGACGTCAAGCTCGACGTCGGCCGTGAACTCACCCGCGGACTCGGCGCCGGAGCGAACCCGGCCGTCGGCCGCAAGGCCGCCGAGGACCACCGCGAGGAGATCGAGGAGGTCCTCAAGGGGGCCGACATGGTCTTCGTGACGGCCGGTGAAGGCGGCGGCACCGGCACCGGCGGCGCGCCCGTCGTGGCCAACATCGCCCGTTCTCTCGGTGCTCTCACCATCGGCGTGGTCACGCGCCCGTTCACCTTCGAGGGACGGCGCCGCGCGAACCAGGCCGAGGACGGCATCGCGGAGCTCCGCGAAGAGGTCGACACCCTCATCGTGATCCCCAACGACCGGCTGCTGTCCATCTCCGACCGCCAGGTGTCGGTTCTCGACGCCTTCAAGTCGGCGGACCAGGTCCTGCTCTCCGGTGTGCAGGGCATCACCGACCTCATCACCACCCCCGGCCTCATCAACCTCGACTTCGCCGACGTCAAGTCGGTCATGTCCGAGGCGGGTTCGGCCCTCATGGGCATCGGCTCGGCCCGCGGCGACGACCGCGCGGTGGCCGCGGCCGAAATGGCCATCTCCTCCCCGCTGCTGGAGGCGTCCATCGACGGCGCCCGCGGGGTGCTGCTCTCCATCTCCGGCGGCTCCGACCTCGGCCTGTTCGAGATCAACGAGGCCGCCCAGCTGGTCAGCGAGGCCGCCCACCCGGAAGCCAACATCATCTTCGGCGCGGTGATCGACGACGCCCTCGGCGACGAGGTCCGGGTCACCGTCATCGCCGCCGGCTTCGACGGCGGCCAGCCGCCCGCCAAGCGGGACAACGTCCTCGGCTCCTCCTCGGTCAAGCGCGAGGAGCCCGCCCCGGCCGCCCGGCCGGAGAGCCGCCCCTCCTTCGGCTCGCTCGGCAGCGTCACGCCGAAGGAGGACCCGGAGCCGGCCCCGGCCCCCGAACCCGTGGCCGACATCCCGGCCGTCCAGCCCCCCGTCCCGCCGTCCCGGAGCTACGACAGCGCGGCCGAGGAACTGGACGTCCCGGACTTCCTGAAGTGA
- the pgeF gene encoding peptidoglycan editing factor PgeF, with protein MIGQRGHVSGAHFGFTDRWGGVSAAPYEELNLGGAVGDDPEAVRANRDLAAKALGVDPARVVWMNQVHGADAVVVDEPWGDRPVPEVDAIVTARRGLALAVLTADCVPVLLADPVAGVVAAAHAGRPGLVAGVVPAAVRAMTGLGADPARIVARTGPAVCGRCYEVPEEMRADVAAAEPAAYAETGWGTPAVDVVAGVHAQLERLGVFARERSPVCTRESDDHFSYRRDRTTGRLAAYVWLD; from the coding sequence GTGATAGGACAGCGCGGACACGTGAGCGGCGCGCACTTCGGCTTCACCGACCGGTGGGGCGGGGTGAGCGCCGCTCCGTATGAGGAGCTCAACCTCGGGGGCGCGGTCGGGGACGACCCCGAAGCCGTGCGCGCCAACCGGGACCTGGCCGCCAAGGCGCTCGGCGTCGACCCGGCCCGCGTGGTCTGGATGAACCAGGTGCACGGGGCCGACGCGGTCGTCGTCGACGAGCCGTGGGGCGACCGCCCCGTGCCCGAGGTGGACGCGATCGTCACCGCGCGGCGCGGACTCGCCCTCGCCGTGCTCACCGCCGACTGCGTGCCGGTGCTGCTGGCCGACCCCGTGGCGGGCGTCGTGGCCGCGGCGCACGCGGGCCGGCCCGGACTGGTCGCCGGCGTGGTCCCGGCCGCCGTACGGGCCATGACCGGTCTGGGCGCGGACCCGGCCCGGATCGTCGCGCGCACCGGACCCGCGGTGTGCGGCCGGTGCTACGAGGTGCCCGAGGAGATGCGCGCCGACGTGGCCGCGGCCGAGCCGGCGGCGTACGCCGAGACCGGCTGGGGCACCCCGGCGGTCGACGTCGTCGCGGGTGTGCACGCGCAACTCGAGCGGCTGGGCGTCTTCGCCCGCGAGCGCTCGCCCGTGTGCACACGGGAGTCGGACGATCACTTCTCGTACCGCCGTGACCGCACCACCGGGCGGCTCGCGGCTTATGTGTGGCTGGACTGA
- a CDS encoding YggS family pyridoxal phosphate-dependent enzyme: MKDRKDELAANLARVEERIAAACDAAGRGRDEVTLIVVTKTWPAGDVRILSELGVRHVAENRDQDAAPKAAACADLPLSWHFVGQLQTNKVRSVVGYADVVQSVDRARLVSALSKEAVRAGREVGCLIQVAFDAGVDGRGERGGVAPPGVAELADLVAGAEGLRLDGLMTVAPLTGEYAGRQQAVFERLMDLSTDLRRTHPAANMVSAGMSADLEQAVAAGATHVRVGSAVLGVRPRLG, translated from the coding sequence ATGAAGGACCGTAAGGACGAACTCGCAGCGAACCTGGCGAGAGTGGAGGAGCGGATCGCCGCCGCGTGCGACGCGGCCGGTCGCGGACGTGACGAAGTGACGCTGATCGTGGTCACCAAGACCTGGCCCGCGGGCGACGTGCGCATCCTCTCCGAGCTCGGCGTGCGGCACGTCGCCGAGAACCGCGACCAGGACGCCGCCCCGAAGGCGGCGGCATGCGCGGATCTGCCCCTTTCGTGGCATTTCGTCGGTCAGCTCCAGACCAACAAAGTGCGTTCGGTGGTCGGTTATGCCGATGTCGTGCAGTCTGTCGACCGTGCCCGTCTTGTGTCGGCGCTCTCCAAGGAGGCCGTCCGGGCCGGGCGCGAGGTCGGCTGCCTCATCCAGGTGGCGTTCGACGCCGGCGTCGACGGCCGGGGCGAGCGCGGCGGCGTGGCGCCCCCGGGCGTCGCGGAGCTGGCCGACCTGGTGGCCGGGGCCGAGGGGCTGCGGCTGGACGGCCTGATGACCGTCGCACCGCTCACCGGGGAGTACGCCGGCCGTCAACAGGCGGTCTTCGAGCGGTTGATGGATCTGTCGACCGACCTGCGCCGGACCCATCCGGCTGCGAACATGGTCTCGGCAGGGATGAGCGCGGACCTCGAACAGGCCGTGGCCGCCGGAGCGACACATGTGCGCGTCGGCAGCGCGGTACTCGGAGTCCGCCCCAGGCTCGGGTAA
- the sepF gene encoding cell division protein SepF, with amino-acid sequence MAGAMRKMAVYLGLVEDDGYDGRGFDPDDDFEPELDPEPERDHRRHESSHQSHGAHQPQRDEEVRVVHPPAPREPVSRSASLPAESPRPARIAPVASITQERASLEKNAPVIMPKVVSEREPYRITTLHPRTYNEARTIGEHFREGTPVIMNLTEMDDTDAKRLVDFAAGLVFGLHGSIERVTQKVFLLSPANVDVTAEDKARIAEGGFFNQS; translated from the coding sequence ATGGCCGGCGCGATGCGCAAGATGGCGGTCTACCTCGGCCTCGTGGAGGACGATGGGTACGACGGCCGCGGATTCGACCCAGACGACGATTTCGAACCGGAACTCGACCCGGAGCCGGAGCGGGACCACCGGCGGCACGAGTCGTCGCACCAGTCCCACGGCGCACATCAGCCCCAAAGGGACGAAGAGGTACGAGTCGTTCACCCACCCGCGCCCCGCGAACCGGTGTCCCGTTCCGCTTCGCTGCCCGCGGAATCGCCACGCCCGGCGCGGATCGCGCCCGTGGCATCCATCACACAAGAACGCGCCAGCCTGGAGAAGAACGCACCGGTGATCATGCCCAAGGTCGTGTCGGAACGAGAGCCTTACCGGATCACCACGCTCCACCCCCGGACCTACAACGAGGCCCGTACCATCGGGGAACACTTCCGTGAGGGCACTCCGGTGATCATGAATCTGACTGAGATGGACGACACAGACGCGAAGCGACTTGTCGACTTTGCGGCCGGTTTGGTGTTTGGTCTTCACGGCAGTATCGAGCGGGTGACGCAGAAGGTGTTCCTGTTGTCGCCTGCTAACGTCGATGTCACGGCGGAGGACAAGGCCCGCATCGCAGAGGGCGGGTTCTTCAACCAGAGCTGA
- a CDS encoding YggT family protein: MSVFAQVIYIALMVFLIVLIFRLVMDYVFQFARSWQPGKAMVVVLEATYTVTDPPLKLLRRFIPPLRLGGVALDLSFFVLMIIVYVLISIVGNLAR; encoded by the coding sequence ATGAGCGTGTTCGCGCAGGTGATCTACATCGCGCTGATGGTGTTCCTCATCGTGCTGATCTTCCGTTTGGTCATGGATTACGTGTTCCAGTTCGCCCGCTCATGGCAACCCGGCAAGGCGATGGTGGTCGTCCTGGAGGCCACCTACACTGTCACCGATCCACCGCTGAAGCTTCTGCGGCGGTTCATCCCGCCGCTGCGTCTCGGGGGCGTGGCGCTCGACCTGTCCTTCTTCGTACTGATGATCATCGTCTACGTCCTCATCTCGATCGTGGGCAATCTCGCGAGGTGA
- a CDS encoding DivIVA domain-containing protein, with translation MPLTPEDVRNKQFTTVRLREGYDEDEVDAFLDEVEAELTRLLRENEDLRAKLAAATRAAAQNQQNMRKPPEGPDQQQQQGPPPGMPQQGMRGPGGPVPAGISGPPQQQMGGPMGGPPQLPSGAPQLPAGPGGQGGPQGPGPMGQGPGPMGQGGPMGQGGPMQGQMGPGGPMGGPMGGPGLPGQGGPGGDSAARVLSLAQQTADQAIAEARSEANKIVGEARSRAEGLERDARAKADALERDAQEKHRVAMGSLESARATLERKVEDLRGFEREYRTRLKSYLESQLRQLETQADDSLAPPRQPASAAPSLPPSPAPSMAPAGAGASSYGNQGMGGGPGGQSGPSYGGQQQMQPAMTQPMAPVRPQGPSPMGQAPSPMRGFLIDEDDN, from the coding sequence ATGCCGTTGACCCCCGAGGACGTGCGGAACAAGCAGTTCACGACCGTCCGCCTCCGAGAAGGCTATGACGAGGACGAGGTCGATGCCTTCCTCGACGAGGTCGAAGCCGAACTGACGCGCCTGCTCCGCGAGAACGAGGACCTGCGCGCCAAGCTGGCCGCGGCCACCCGCGCCGCCGCCCAGAACCAGCAGAACATGCGCAAGCCTCCGGAGGGGCCGGACCAGCAGCAACAGCAGGGTCCGCCTCCCGGCATGCCGCAGCAGGGCATGCGAGGTCCCGGTGGTCCGGTGCCCGCCGGCATATCGGGCCCGCCGCAGCAGCAGATGGGCGGCCCCATGGGTGGCCCGCCCCAGCTGCCGAGCGGTGCTCCTCAGCTGCCCGCCGGCCCCGGCGGACAGGGCGGCCCGCAGGGTCCCGGCCCCATGGGCCAGGGTCCCGGGCCGATGGGCCAGGGCGGCCCGATGGGCCAGGGCGGCCCGATGCAGGGGCAGATGGGCCCTGGCGGCCCGATGGGCGGTCCCATGGGCGGTCCCGGTCTCCCCGGTCAGGGGGGCCCCGGTGGCGACAGCGCCGCGCGCGTCCTGTCGCTGGCCCAGCAGACCGCCGACCAGGCGATCGCGGAGGCCCGTTCCGAGGCCAACAAGATCGTGGGCGAGGCGCGTTCGCGTGCCGAGGGTCTCGAGCGTGACGCCCGTGCCAAGGCCGACGCCCTGGAGCGGGACGCGCAGGAGAAGCACCGTGTCGCGATGGGCTCCCTGGAGTCCGCCCGCGCCACGCTGGAGCGCAAGGTCGAGGACCTGCGCGGCTTCGAGCGCGAGTACCGCACGCGGCTGAAGTCCTACCTGGAGTCGCAGCTGCGTCAGCTGGAGACCCAGGCGGACGACTCGCTCGCCCCGCCGCGCCAGCCCGCGAGCGCGGCTCCGTCCCTCCCGCCGTCCCCGGCGCCCTCGATGGCCCCGGCCGGCGCGGGTGCCTCGTCCTACGGCAACCAGGGGATGGGCGGCGGCCCCGGCGGCCAGTCCGGACCGTCGTACGGCGGTCAGCAGCAGATGCAGCCGGCGATGACCCAGCCCATGGCTCCGGTCCGTCCGCAGGGCCCGTCGCCGATGGGTCAGGCACCCTCGCCGATGCGTGGCTTCCTGATCGACGAGGACGACAACTGA